The genomic interval TCTTTTCCTTTACTCTTGGGTTTTGCAGCTAAAGATCTTGCTGCACTAAGGTCTTTTTCACACACAACACAGTTACattatgtttccactttaactgccatagttccatcccatggaatccttggatttgtagttaaGGAAACTACACCTcccaaagattccataggattcagccatCGCAGTTAAACTTGTATCAAATtgttataattgtgtggtgtgaaagagacctGAAATGAGGACAGAAAGGATCTTTCCTTCCTAGATTACTTGTCTCTTTTCCTCCTTAGATTACGTACCTTGCCATATATGCTCATGTGTGTAACTTTCTGTCCCTTGCAACTCACCTTCTCCCAATGCCTTTTTCTGGTGAAAGAGTAACAGCTCTGCATTTCCAAGTATTAGTTGGCTAGTAATGTGTAGTCTTAACCTTAAAAAAGAAAGGGATTTCTATTTTGAAAGATATTAAAGATACCTTATTTGGAAGTTCAAACTTGTTATTTGTACAGTCCCTATTAGAACTTTTAGAAAGACATATTAAAGGATTACTTTCTTTTATACTAGGAGGAATGATTTACAGAGAAATTGGTCCAGACCTTGTTGGTTGctttcagcatttttaaaatctagatGCTGCAAAATCCCTCTGTGGCATCACCATTAGAAGAAATATGCAGTGATTCCATAAGTGACTCTTGAAGTACAGACGATGGTAACAGAATAGGGGAGAAGTAGAATGTTGTTGGAAAGGGAATGACAGTGTTGCCTTTGTGCAGACCAGTCACCCCTCCTGGAAACTAGGCCTGTTTCTGCATGCTTCGTAGATATACAtttatccctccacatttgcggctttgacttttacagatttgattattcacggattttattaatatgttctctctaggaatatctaggtcctccagagcaactctgtgatcaactttaaccaaaagtcgtactgaaggacctggagattcctagagaggtgttctctcaggtaaaaacagtgtttttgttatttgcagtttttccacgtTCGTTGGGGTCTTGTGTCcctgaccccagcaaatgtgaagagaCAAgtgttgtcctttttaaaaaaaattaaagagaattaGGGTTTTCAACATCTTTTAAGTCTTGAGAGGTGCCTTCTTGTGCTATTTAGAGCAAACAGTAAACTAAGCCCACCACTTATTGATAGAAGGAAATGGCTATCTTTAATGTTTTGTTTCTCAGTAATATAAGAATGAAAAAAGtcttcaaaacaaaacaggtttgcacattatttatttttatttctttatttcaaggatttatatcccacctttctcccacaatgggatttaagGCGTAATTCCTAGTGCCTACTGGTTGAATATAAGAGCTGATGGGATCACTATTTCAAAGCATTGGTTGATTCATCTACCAGTTTAATCCTAAAATGAACTCCTTTGAATACAAGCTTTACATAAATGACACAATAGCAGGAGAGGATACTGTGCCAGTGGGTTTATGTGTGGGAAAGAGTTTTCCCACAACTCATTTCTGCAAAGCAGGCTGAGGTTGGTGAATGTAAAGAGAGAAGGCAGATGTTATTCGTAAAGAAATGGCATGTATTCTACAACCAAATTCTACAACCATCCTGGATTCAGGAGGACTAAAATCTACAATTAACCAATTTGAAAGGtaatactccaggctgcttttCCTACAGATTTTGTTAGTTGAGTGTATGCTTTCTAATCCTCTGATACTGGCTCAGCACTGAAAAgtaaaaattcactgggtggtagCTCTGAGATCTGATTTTAGTGCACCAATAACATCACTTCTGCAGGTTCTCTTTATAGCATGGTCTCTAATTCTTCATTCAAGCTGGAGCAGTTTCCCTTTATGTCTATACAATCTCCCAAAACCCTAATATTCTCCACCATAGCCTTCTGTGTCATCTCTTGGCATGGAGATCTGTCCAgagcaaaggaaccaggagcaTATTCTGTTGCAGAAGCACTGGGAGCTAAATGTACCAGCCAATTTTTGGCTCCTAGAGGCATAGCTACAGTTGCTGCGGAGGCTACCCCCCAGCTAGCTATACTCAGATTGACACTGTTGGTGGCTTGGGACACAAGCCCTCCATAGTAGTAGCTCCCTCCTGTGCTGGTGACTCGAGTTTTCTGCTTTATGTCCAGGACCAGATTTCTCCGGAAATGAGCTTTCTTAATCTCTGCCTGCACCTGGGGATTAAGAGAGAACATAATGCAATGTGGACAAGACGAGATGTGTCACCACACCTGCTAGCAACTGACTAGTCACAGCTCAAGAATCAGTTCTCGGAAACTCTGCTTTTCCTCCCACCTGTACTAATGCTTTGCCTGCCTTCATTCTCAGGGAAAATGATCTCCACATACACATGTTCCAGGGAGAGGCGtgacagtggtttgagtgttggactatgactttggagaccagggttcgattccctgcttgatcatgagacccactgggtgaccttgggcaagtcgcatgctctcggcctcagaaggtggcaatggcaaaccatctctgaacaaaccttgccaagaaaatccagtgatagatttgccttagggtcacaataaattggaaattacttgaaggcacacaacatattcCTGAACTGCTTTCATGATCTGTCCTTGCAATAGGAATTTTGGAACTGAAGGATGGCAGTCTTTTGTCACTGGGAATGGATCAAGACCAGATGTAATTTGACCCGTACTGAGGATGTCTGGAGCTTGCAgctatttaaaaatgtgtcctcaaTATCTAGACTACTTCCACCAATGACTTCTATATCAGAAAGCATGATTTTACATCATCCATATTCCCACACAGCATACCCACTGGTAAGGGATTGTGGGTGCTGTGATCCAACTATCCTGAGGACCAAAACCTCCCCAGCCCTAACCTATGTAGAACAAAACTCAAAGATGAACAAGTGGCCCTCCAATTTTGGCTGACAACTCCCATCCTGTCAACATAAGCAGTGGTGAAGGGTtataggatttgcagtccaaaaatacgTTGTTTGCTCCTGAATTAGGAGGTGAATAGGCCAAGTGAAATTATCATGGGTTCTGGAGAGAATATTCCATTTTGTTCATTAAATACCAGCAAAGTAACCTGTGCACCAGTAAGAATAAATTTAACCCCAGGAGATGGGCCTATATATTTTAAGAGACACATGAGAACATCCATATGTACTGTAGAGAAATgctgttatattttatatatacataaacatattaCCATATGTTACCTCAAGAGAAGTCTTTCTTACCTCACCATTGCAAAAGCAGTAAATGAAAGCCACAAAGAAGCCCTGTCCAGAGACACAgataaagaaagatgaaaaacagTTGCAAGAGTGCAAATCAAAGACCACATATCCCTCCCATCAGCAAAACCCACCTGTAAAGAATTGAAGAACATCTCATAGTGCATCTGTATTTGCCAAACGATGCTGGAGATGGCTGTGTATGGCATGGCCATGAATACCACGTAGTGGACACCAAAAAGTGGCATCAGGACTAAGGTGGATTTCAGTAGCTTCCTGAAAAGAAAAGATCCTGTATTTTCAGGTCATCTCAGAGGGCTGAAGTGACTTCAGTTCTGTAGCAATACAATGTAATAATGGGATATAAAGGAAAGGTGAAATGGGACTCTTAAAATAGACCAGAAGTTTGAAAAGAATATTGTCAGTGTGTGGTGAACAGAAGGAGGGACATAGTTTAGGGTGGAGAGCACATGCTTTACATGCAGAAAGTTTACATGCCCACCATCATAGTGGGAAGTAATTTAAATTGTAGTGTGAGACATGGAGGACACCATTTTGGGGATGATTGCTGTAGACAAAAGTGAGCTAGATATGACTGGTGATCTGGTTCAGTACTAGCTATCTTTCTATAGCTACCAGAATGGTTCAACAGATCGATGTGATGCTGTAACATGAAACTGCCATATCAGCAGACAAGTAGAAAATGTACTACCATAGAAATCCACCAGGGAGGGAATTGAAGTACTTGACGTCAATGGTTCCCCTACTTGagttcccagatgttgttgggctataCCTCCCAGAAGCCTTGACCGTTGACTGTGCCTGAGAGTTGttgtctaacaatatctggaattCCAGGTTGTGGAACCATGGCTCTGGGCACAAACATTACTCATATTTACCAGCTACTCCCCATCGTTCAGTGAGGAGAAATTCCTTATTGACTGTAATGTTAAAAGAAGACAGTCTGTCTTGGCTGCTCTGCCACACATACCTGTACTGTTGGCGAGGATCTAAATTCCCCGCATTTGTCTCCCATAGCTTTGAGGCAAGGACTCTCACAATgttgaggaagaggaaaaagttCACCTGTCAGCAAATACAAAGATACTTGAGCCAGcaatacaaatatacattttccatgtcagtgaaaatggcagtgttccattttttaaacatctttactTGCTTAGATAATTTATCATATATACtagactataagtcaatctcatgtatatggataagtcaagggtaaaacttaagggcatgtaacaaaggatctaaggggtgaagcaaaggaaaacaatgcccaaAAGTACAAAATGCATGCgccctaaaaggccagaagccgcaccaaagccatgctccagtcctaaggactggagtgcagctttggcgcagcttctggcctcttaagatgcctgtgtcatttaaacagcatacctccaaagtgacccgaagcagctttttttggcctgtctgtacggcccATACATAAGTATTTACAGTACTTCCATGGTGGTTTAATCTGCCCTATGTTATCAACAAACAACCAAAACTAGAAATAAATGCCAAACAATGAAATTGGTACTGTATTAGTCACATCACCCAAGCAGAAGTCGGACCAAATAAATTTTGTCTTCTGCCTCCCACCTGTCTTGGGTTTAGAAGAGGGCAAGGCTAAGCAAGATCTCTATTGGGAGGACATTCCCCAATACTAGGGCAGCTACCAAAAACGTCTTGCTTCTTAATGGATCAAAATGTGCATCCACAAAGGGCCATAACCTTATTAGAATCATATGGTCAAATCATAAAACTCAGGGGGTTTTATgaacaaccttttttttttaattccccagCCACCATGACCAAGTGTTGTCTGTTGGATTTTGGAAATTGTGCTAACAATAGTAGATTGCTAGACTGAAAACTAAAGAGGACTCATGCACCTTTAATGGTTAttttatggaatcatagagttggaagggaccctatGAGTCATaaatccaatcccctgctcaaTGCAAGACCTCTAGCTAAAGTATCCCCTAGCCGGAAATGCATAATTTCCCATACCGGGAGTCAAACCCAGGCCACCTGGGTGAAAACCAGCAATCCTAACTGCTAGGCCATATggtttctacacaaccattaaagatacaggagccccCTCTTCAGATTTCAATCCGATAACTCTACTAGAGTTACCAAAGTGAGCCAGTAACTAAAAGGAAACCCTTCACTGCCTCCTTCCCAGCTCCCTCTATTCATTTGTTGTACTCTTCTTACCACAATTGCTGCTAAGATAGGAATCTGGTAGATCCATTTCATGTTTCCAGCACTGAGGTCCCAGCACCTGATTAAGCGAGACTGCAGTCATTTCAAAAACGTACCTGGCTTGTCATTTTTAAGACTTAACTTTAATTGCAGGCACTTTCACAATCTCATGTCTCTGTGCATTGCTCAGGCTGCTAGACAAAGGAATTGGTCAATTTTGCATTTCTCAGCTTCAGGCATTTTAATTGGTCCAGCCCTAATAATTTTCCTAATTATTTTAAACTTATTATTTTACAACAGGAGTAGGGAAGCCATGactctccagatgctttggatgtCAGCTACCAGGAACTATTGCTAGCATGGTCAGATCATGGGTTGTGGACCAAAATATATGAAATGTTAACATTTCCCTAGCCTTGCTTTACAATAACCCTCTAAGGTAGTTTGATAATCTTTTCCCCAGTTTTGCAGATAGGAGCTGGGGCTGAGAGGGAGAATGGCTCTGCCACCCTTCCATGAATCAACAGGAAAGTCAGACCATATTCAAATCAAGGAAGTCCCAATTCATAGAGCAGACTCAGCCACAAAACCACATTAAGTTTCAGGTTTAAATTTTGCTCTAATCTTTTTTATCTATCTTAGCTGGAGTTCAGCTTTGTGCTTATGGAACATTTTGTTCTTGCTGCATAATTTAAAGGATTCTCTGGCAAAGATTTAACCAGGGCACTATTATCATCATGATGGAGTTGGCAGAGTAGTGAATTTTTTACTTTGTTCTAGGAGCTAACAGTTCTGCAAGGATTGGATTCATACCACAATGTCGGttattgcatatttatttaacCTATATGTAATGGATAAATGTTAGGAaaggttacttttctggactactgTGGCCCTGCTGGCTAGAGAGGATTCTAGAAATTATAATCCAAAActatcttttccaagctctggcaattAGGCTAAACAATTCATTTATCCTCTGCCTACTAACTCATCTGGTCAGTTTGCAGTCTCATTCTGAACTTTTCAAAACAGTatttaagagaaaaaaaatacgTACTGTGTATCAGCCAGAGATGCTCTTATGCTGGCCCAGACCGACACAAAAACAGCAGGCACCCCTCAaatcaggaagaaaaacaaaagcaagcagaAAGATAactggtttccagggagatcgTAAAGGAACAGTAGGTAAAAAATGTGAGGCCAATGGTATGTATTGAtcatatacagttagccctccatatccatagattttgaatCCATGGAGTTAACCATCCAAAATtcccaaaaccaaaccttgattttgccattttatataagggatgccattttactacgccattgtatataatgagacaggcatccatggattttagtatccataggaggtcctggaaccaaaacccagcagttAACAAGAGTGCACTGTAAGCATTGTGTTGTTTCTCGCATCCTCTGCTAGAGGAAGGATCAGGAGAAatgaggctgttgcactttggttATATCACAAGAAGATActactcattagaaaacacaataatgcttgctaaggtaaaaggcaataggaaaagaggaagactgcattccagatgggtagactcaatcaaggaagtcactgCCTGGAGTCTGCAGGATCTaggcagggctgttgatgatagggtgacttggggtctcactcatagggtcaccataaacaattaacaacaacaataacaacaaatgggtAAAGGGATGAAAACTGCCATGGTAATAAGAGATGAGAGGCCTTTCGAGTATATGGGTCAGCACTCATCCCTTAGGAGATTATCAGTGTGATGCTCCCAACCTTGTTGTGCAATTGCACAAAGAATATCAGACGACGTCACGATTATCCCATGATTATCCTGTCACTGAAgcggaattgtcctgtcatttacctccattttttaataatgGGGTAATCCATTAATACTGACATGGCAGGATAATTCCTCTTCATTGATAGAATAATCACGGGATAAGCACCatgtgtctgataatctccttagtgtctCCAACACACAGCCTTCACACCTTAAGCTTTTAGACCTGTTTGTGCTTTGTGCAAGTTGATGGTAAAAGAGAGGGAGTAAACTGGACTGTGCTTACCCCACCCAATGAGAGTAAGGACCCACAGGTAGTTTTTGTTCGAGAGGAAAGCCATGAAGATCAAGCTGTGGAGGTAGAGGCCTTCCACTAAAATCCAATAGTGATTGGTAGCCAGGAAATAGAGGAAGATGGTCACAGCTATCTTGCAGCCTGCCTGAAGGAACAGAGAAATACACAAGCCATCTTCTAGCGAAACCAGGCCTAGATTAGAGGTTATGTTTTGTGGCTATCGCCTTCAATAGACTTTGTGGATGCCTTGTGATTGGCCTtggccataccctccaacatttcacagataaaaaccaggagatgtgtgaccaagcaacatcagaatgtggtcaagaatacaaaagttattaatgagaacaTACAAATTAGGACATGATGcaccagtttgtttttgcctgaatctaatgggaagggcaagactgtactgcctcctctcctccctgctgaatggaatctacttttattctttgaattcattttgcagcaactgaaataacttgaggacaaaggaagaaaataggaggaggaaggagaaactgggacgttATAAAAGCAGCTTGAAAAGTTGAATGTCAGAGGTTTAATC from Sceloporus undulatus isolate JIND9_A2432 ecotype Alabama chromosome 6, SceUnd_v1.1, whole genome shotgun sequence carries:
- the LOC121932688 gene encoding parathyroid hormone/parathyroid hormone-related peptide receptor-like codes for the protein MDVSVHIGSFRAVALFFFLLNLVCALVDTDDVLTKEEQIYLLNQAKIECHKQINAQEERIQEGHCSPEWDGIICWPESSPNEKVAVLCPDYVYDFNHNGHAFRYCETYGNWQLVPNTNKTWANYTECAIFFAPERQKQEKEVFDRLRVIYTVGYSISLASLVVAMCILCYFKRLHCTRNYIHLHLFASFICRAISIFVKDIVLYSSPRSEGLHKAPYSDWNAEELSLTLGPRTQLAGCKIAVTIFLYFLATNHYWILVEGLYLHSLIFMAFLSNKNYLWVLTLIGWGVPAVFVSVWASIRASLADTQCWDLSAGNMKWIYQIPILAAIVVNFFLFLNIVRVLASKLWETNAGNLDPRQQYRKLLKSTLVLMPLFGVHYVVFMAMPYTAISSIVWQIQMHYEMFFNSLQGFFVAFIYCFCNGEVQAEIKKAHFRRNLVLDIKQKTRVTSTGGSYYYGGLVSQATNSVNLSIASWGVASAATVAMPLGAKNWLVHLAPSASATEYAPGSFALDRSPCQEMTQKAMVENIRVLGDCIDIKGNCSSLNEELETML